The genomic interval GTCATAAATCATAATAACTTATTATACAGCTTTTCCTTCTAGCTACATCAGCTTAATTATGTTAAGATGGATGTACCTTAGAACAACCATAATCATATTCATGATTGAAATACATATAGTTAGGGATATTGATCTTAGGGGTGGAAAAATTGTGTACTACGAGGCATGAAAGGAGCATTTAGTGGAGCGGAGTAAATTGAAGGGTCGAATGGGTTACCGGTAGTTGCAATTGGAGCTGTTAAGAAATGAAGTTGGTGGCGAGGTTCACTGGAAGAACCATGATGATCAATAGGTGCAGTAGTACTTGAAGGAGGGCCTTGATCATATAGAATTCCTTTGAATACATGTCCTCCTATGTTCACAGCCGTTTGATATGCGCATTGTTCATCTGGACCGTCCAATGACCTCACTCTCACACACCTAAACACTACTGATGAGCTCACCTCTGCTGGAAATTGTCCCACCTCCAACCCTAAGTAATTATCATccatcaacaaaatatatattctaaataaACCTATATATGCATGAACCTCGTTAATTTTGTATACCATTATCTATATGAATCAACCCTAAGTAATgatcatcaactaaaataatattcattatattgaaaaatattattatttattcgtGAAATTAAGCTAGCTAGATATATTGATAAGCCtgaatttcaataaattaataaaaagaaaaatagcatTATCTAAAGTCTAAACCAATAATTTCATGAATTCGTCAGTTTTACTTAAAAACAGTGATGGAATATGGAAAAGAAGAAAGTGAGAGAcataaaaaacaataacaaattATGATGGGTGATATGGATCCTAGCTAGTGGGATTCCATTTTTCACATTCAAATTAATGATATGGACTGGTTATAAGGTATAGTCATtcatatacaaaaaaaaaagttattattgttttttgtaagtattgaaaaatgaaataatatccTAATCCTATATATGTATGCATATTTTGTGTGTGAATGTTATAGTAGGAGTAGTGGTATATAGAGATGAGATGAATAATAAATAACCTGTGGCAGGGATAGGTGGAGGAAGGGATGGAATTAGAGAAGGTGCAGCATGATTATCTCTATGTCGTTTAGGATTGTCTCCATCTCCACGAAATTGTTGCAACGCAGAGAGATGATGTTGTCGTTCACGACGTTTAGCTGCAGGAACCCAAGTGCTCTTGACATGTGTTTGACACTGAAACCCTCGACTCTTACAACAAGTCCTACATCTTAGATGTATACACTCTTTNNNNNNNNNNNNNNNNNNNNNNNNNNNNNNNNNNNNNNNNNNNNNNNNNNNNNNNNNNNNNNNNNNNNNNNNNNNNNNNNNNNNNNNNNNNNNNNNNNNNNNNNNNNNNNNNNNNNNNNNNNNNNTCGCTTGGTTTCCACAATCTTGACAATTCGTTCCTCTACTtcttctcattattattattatttatcttctttttctaACCAAAATAACCTAGCCATTTCTTACACTACTCAAAATACCTGAAACCATTCCCAATTCAGACATACAAGTATCCTTATCCATAGTACAAGAAGAAATTAATTTGTGAATCTagcttattaattaattttgacacaAGACTCTTTTACTTTGTTAATTAACTAACACTGTGTGTGATCTTGAGGAGTAGTTTTTGCAGCTTTTGAGGAAAACTGTTTGTTAAccaaaaaaagaattattattattattattagaagaagaagaaaatgaaaagagGGGCACGGAATTAGTTCCTCTGCAACGCCGGCGCAATGGTAAGTGCACCAATCCACTTTAGTAAAGTACTGTAGAGGAATTAAGAGTTATACTAGTATGGTGGTTGATGTGCTTTACTCAAACAGAGAAGAATGAGATGGGTGtgattattaattatgattgatATGAGGGAtggagaaagagaaagagaaagagaaagagaatgTGCGTGGGGGACATGAAAGAAAATCTATCTATCACAGGCAACTTCTCTACAGTGCTCTTTCAGTTTTCATCGGCTGG from Cicer arietinum cultivar CDC Frontier isolate Library 1 chromosome 5, Cicar.CDCFrontier_v2.0, whole genome shotgun sequence carries:
- the LOC101510059 gene encoding protein EXPRESSION OF TERPENOIDS 1-like: MDKDTCMSELGMVSECIHLRCRTCCKSRGFQCQTHVKSTWVPAAKRRERQHHLSALQQFRGDGDNPKRHRDNHAAPSLIPSLPPPIPATGLEVGQFPAEVSSSVVFRCVRVRSLDGPDEQCAYQTAVNIGGHVFKGILYDQGPPSSTTAPIDHHGSSSEPRHQLHFLTAPIATTGNPFDPSIYSAPLNAPFMPRSTQFFHP